The window ATTGAGATCAATTTTTACATCCTGAGTCCCGCCCTCGAGAAGAgtatttataatttaaaaaattgagTATTGGGGATCAACTATCGTTTATCGATGATCAAAGTCTCCATTATGATCTATGGAATTGAGAACTTGGAAGTGATAGGTTTGATATTTACGCAACAAAACAGAAACAGGAGCTGAGGAGGAGCAGCAAAgtcctttccttctcttttgttttttcctttcgacagaaaaaaaaaaaaaaaaaagggtttttaagTTTTTAATACACTCGTGACTCTTGAGCGAGCTCCTCAACTCTCTCCCTgggattttttgtttattgaGATTACTTCTggtcttttctctttcttcttcttcttcttctctagatCTGTTTTTCAATGACAAGATTCAGGAGAAGTTTTGCCCTGCGACATTGTATCGATTGCTTGCTCTGGTATGTAcctattattttcatttgtctCTTCAAGTTTTGCTTCTAGAATGGTTTTGTTTATGTTTGATCTCTTCTTTGGGGTACTTGGGTAAGAAAAAGCATTTACAGGTCGACTACTCGTCTTCTGCTTTGAATGCAAAATGGTTTTCGAACCGATACTCTCTATTAGCTTGATTTTTCTAATGACAGTTTGCCCTTCGTTTTAGCCTGCCTTTTAGATTCGTCGAATTGAAAGTGTTCCATTTTATTTGTGATTGAAGTCCCAATTTCTCCTgatgtgatgtaattttctaTCTCCAGTTAAGCAACTGAAAATGACTGACTAAATTGATTTTCTTCCACTCTTTTCTTCTAAATTTTAGGCACTAGATTCATCATGTTTTATTTGCTTATAATTTTTTGTATTGCATTTTGCAAGATCTGATCAAAGTGGGTTAAAGTAGCTGAAACAGGAAATAGCAGCGGAGGAGAGGAGATTGTAAGAACCTTTTAAGTTTTGATCCCAATGACTGTTGATACACCTCTTGTTATGTCCGGAAGTGCCAGAATGAGTGGATCTTCCTTGAGCTCTGGCAATGGCAATGGAACCCCTCTACACAACTCTGTCGCTTTCTCCAATGTTGATGAATATGACAGTGATGGTTCAAATTTCTTCACTTCGtaagtttccattttctcaaaCTATTCTAAGATTATATCATGGGTTTGTGTTAAATAACAGAATGCTGTTTGTGCCagtttttttaatatcatttaTCTTCTTGCCCAAgaataattttctttcttaattttcaaGTAAGAATGGGAAGAGCTATTTTTCTTGTTCGCTTGTTGTAAGCATACGTTAAAATGATCCCCTGAACGCAACTAAGAACGAATAAGTTGATTTGGCCAACAGCCAGATTCATTTTATTTCCACAAGCACTTACACCTTGATTTCAATTCCAATCAAAATACATCACTTTAGTTAATTCTTCCATCCATGCTATGCTGGTGTATTCATGAGTGAGACAAGGTATTTTTCACTTCTTTAGTTCTTCACATTTATGCATTAACTAAGTGTTGGCTACCTAAAGTCATAAAGGGTTCGAGTTCTTTTCCGTGTAAACAGTCAGAGATTGTGATTGATCCTTgtttcttgtttgttgtttttgttgcaGTTCTCCAGCAACCCTGTCAACGTCTATTCCAAACGATTTAGTAGGAGCTATACCATTGATTAGTAAATTTCAGGTAAGAAAAAACTGGCTGGTTtgttaatttcttttattttagctCAGGATATCTATATGAAGTATAAGTAGTGCATTAAAATTATGCAtctgcctttttctttttatggctTCTTGTTCGAATAACCTTCTCTCAGCATTGTTGTTTGTGGCATGAAGAGACATATAATCATTGAAGGCTTGGTATGGCTGATTTGTTTGTTGTAAGATTTTTGTAGTTTTGGCTACTGAAGTCTTTGTTATAAATTTTGTGAATAGACTGGTATATTGATTGATCAAtgtggtttttcttttccttttttactaGGTAGAGGGATTTTTGAGGTCCATGCAGAAACAGTCTGCTGGGAAACGTGGATTCTTTTCCAAAAGATCTGTAGGCCTTCAAGCTCGTGACAAATTTACATTTGAGGATATGCTATGCTTTCAGAAGGTAGTACTGTTAACATTCTATTCTTAATAAGCTTTGTCTTGCTTTAAAGCATCAAGTTGTTTGGAggggaagaaaaacaaaaacaagaatagTTTAACGTTCAACAACTTCCTCGTACTCATCGTCTGTTTCCAAGCTTTTGTAACTATGATATTTGTCTTGAATGTAAGATATTCCAGTCATTGCATGCagcatattttattatttgacCAAACTCATGTGGCAGCATGCTGAACTTTTGACAGGATCCCATTCCGACTTCATTGCTCAAAATTAACAGTGACTTAGTAAGCCGGGCAATAAAATTGTTCCTGATAATTCTGAAGTATATGGGTATTGATTCATCAGATAGAGTAACTCCTGTGAGCCTAGAAGAACGGATTGAGCTTGTTGCCAAACTGTACAAGCATACTTTGAAGCGATCTGAACTTCGTGATGAACTCTTTACACAGATATCAAAGCAAACACGGAATAACCCTGACAGGTATGAATCTTTTCCTGGCAAAGGGAATTCAGTTGATTTCACATAGGCTATTGGCCCCTATAAATTGCCCATGCATGCAATATCAGCGTCTGTTTCTTAATGTATCTACGGTTGTTTTTGAACCTACAGGCAATCCTTGATTAGAGCGTGGGAACTGATGTATCTATGCGCATCCTCCATGCCACCTAGCAAGGACATTGGGGCATATTTATCTGATTATGTTCATCAAGTAGCTCATGGGGTGAATATTGATTCTCAAGTCCAAGTCCTTGCACTGAATACATTAAATGCTTTGAAGCGTTCTGGTAAGGCAGGGCCTAGGCATACAATTCCTGGACGCGAGGAGATTGAAGCTCTTTTGACCAGTAGAAAACTAACAACAATAGTGTTTTTCTTGGATGAGACTTTTGAAGAAATTACATATGACATGGCAACAAGCGTTGGTGATGCAGTTGAGGTACTTTAAATTGTCCCCCCTTCTCTTTATGTTGATCCTTTCCTTTTACATACCATCTTACATGCCATTCTTGCACAGTTCTATATTTTGTTATTGAGCCTTCTATCAACAAAAATCATTGTGCTTCATAGGTGACATACAAAActtaaaaattgaatttcttacTAGAGCCTGGAATCTAGTACCTCTTTTGCCTGATCTTAAATTCTTAATCTCTAGCAATGCTAAGTTTGTCTTCCACTTTCCTCCAATTTTGTTTTTACATTCTTTACACTATTACCTTTGTTTCACAAACAttctttctattatttgttttctgGAGTTATTGGTGTACaatgattttttgtgtatatgCCAAAAATGACTTGGGGGTAGTTAGAAAAGTAAGGAATAAACAAAGACAAGATTTTAGTTGATAGAAGGCTCAATAACGAAGTTGAATGCCAAGACAAGATCTGTGTAGCCAACCAAATTTAGTTGAGAAAGGAGCTTAGTTGAGTTTGCACGGTAAtgtacaatgatttttttgtccTGAATACTTTAAATAGTGTTGCAAAGAGAAAGATGAGCAGCTGGTCACCCGCCAGATCCAAAGCaaggcaattaaaaaataaaatgaagcaGCAATTAGAATAGTGTCCCTAAGGAATTGATTACGGGCCAAATACATACCCTCAGCAAGTCAGCTATGAGATAACTCATTCGTGATGTTGTTACGACTCCAAGGGAGTGAGATGTTCCTATCAGACACCAAGGCACTAATCTGTGGCATGGATGACCTAGCTTCCACAGGTCACTCCTGCAGAGATGTGGTCCACCATGTTAGTTTTGCTGAATCTCCTTTGACCTCCACATACTGAACATACAAAGAAGAGGACATATTAAGTCAAAGAAGTACTACAACATGTTCTGCAATCATTGAGTCAGATAAACCAATTGGTGCCAAAAAACATGAATAACTTTCACCCTCGTTATCTTTGAAAGTTTCTCTGGTTGTCTTCCATCTTTAGTATCCTTTGGGCTGTCCATTTGTTgaataatagagagagagattatccTTCTGAGTATTCACTatttgtttctgttcttttatgtttcctatggttcttttagttttttgtcattttaatGAAAGATGACATGTTTCCTATTTGCACCTTTTGTTGCTCATTCCCGGTGATATTGATTTGTGTACTTGTGCTTCAGGAACTTGCAGGGATCATTAAACTTTCTGCATGTTGTAGTTTCAGCCTGTTTGAATGCCGTAAAGTTGTCACTGGTTCCAAGTCACCTGATCCGGGAAATGGTAACCTTGTTGAAGCCAAATTTCTTTGCTTTAATTCACTCTTAGAATTATGGAGATTGGGAAAATTTagtaaattttaatatttattagaaaatcgtcaaaaagaagaatgatgaattttgGAGTCCTGTAATATTTGTTGAAATAGGCATAATTACTTTATAAGATTATGCAAAAAATTTATGCATAATGAGATATGAGTCACTTGCTTATGCATTGTTATGCTTGTCGACGATGTGATTAATTACCTTAGAAATAAAGTGTCATAGAAAAGGCTACATGTTGCTTTACCttttagtaatgatatagtGCTGGTAATAATTCCAACTGGTGGATGCTACTAGGGATTGTAATGGTTGGTTTGGTCATTTGGACGAGAAAATTGTGTCCCTTTCACTTTGCTTGTTGGCACTCACATATGCTCAACTGTAAAGCTGGTCGGTATCATTGGAGGTAGTTCACGTgctggtctggtttggtttctagcttcatttactttattttatataGGTTTTTTATGGGATTATGGGTGACCTGATCCATTACCCTTCCTGGTTATTGCACTGATACAATCATATACACAAAGATCATATGGCAATTATGTTGATGTTGCCATGCATTTCTATAgctttcttttaagtttttgggGTGATCGCCATAGATTTCTATATGACTATCCATCcacatgattcttttttttggtaaataaataattcattaccaaagagacgAAAGAATACAGTAGCCCCAATgaaaaagggagggggaggggagggggagggggagggggagggggggggggagagaaactaagaaaaaatcaaccaaaaaggcaaaaaccaacccccaaccccctcAATGAGCAGAGGGGGGTCTCAAAGAAGAGGGGGGGAGAGGCCCTAGGAAACAACAACGCACCTATTCCATGGGGAGATAATACAAATAGAAGAAACTATAGATaacttggctttttttttttggatgaattagaTAACTTGGCTTTAATatcaaaagaaatggaatccCAAATCTGACGAAGAGATTTAGAGTTGGAGCTCCATTTCTTGATATTGCGTTTTATCCAAATCTGATTGATGGCAGCACTGAAGGCATGCTTACCCACAAAATCACAAAGAGAAGAACCGCCAAAAGTCATATCCACCCAAACCATTCCCATTGGAAAGGGAGAATTCTCTGGCTTCTTGGCCAACATTTGGCAAGGACCCCTTTCCAaatagaggaggagaaggggcaaaCAAGGAAAAGGTGAGCAATGTATTCAACCGCATTCCAGCAAAGGCAGCACAAAGGCGCGATAGGGATCTAATGATGGATAAGGAAGGACTACGTTTGGAGGCAACTGGAGAAAGTCCTCCAAATAGTAAAGCTATGGCGAGGGATGTGGTGTGTGAACTAGATAAGCTTACGCTAGAGAGCTAACAAGCCCTAAGATTTGATAAAGTCCCAAGCCACTTTATAGCTGAAGAGGCCTGTGGTTGTAGGAGTCCAAATGATCTTGTCTCCACTACCTTGATGCCTTCTAACTAAAGGAGGAAAGGCATTCCACACACTAGAGAGCAGGGGGAGTGTGGAGTCCAATCGCCAAGACTAATAATGTTAGCAACCTTTGAATGCCTAGATAGACCCAAATTGTAGATATCTCTTGCACTGACTAAGTGAAGGAGGATCCCATAGGGTGCCAATGGTCAAGCCAAAGGGAGGTGGAGATGCCATCATCTACATGGCTCTTGTGATTTTTAGTTAttgtttaaaatttattttgtatCTCATTTGTAGTATTTTAATTTAATctcataaaaagaaagaaagaccaCATAAAACAATAAATTATGACTGCATTACTTTATATTTATCCTGAAGttatatatatgggagaaagaatgctacctgatAGTGTTGCGTACTTTTagacacatggggaagtggagcTGGGGCATGGGCTTCTTGTCACAGCTTGtttccacttttttttattaagtttAGACATTTTCTTTGATAACgagttttaaaataaaagcaagGGAATAGGATTCTAcctttttggcagcaacagtgCCAGAAGCCATTCTAGCACGAAGACTATTTTCTGCAACCTGGGTTATTGATAAGTGCTGAAATGGATTAGATGTTTTTCCCACATTATCATCTAGTCACCAGTCAAAGGTTAATCTTGGACCCAATCTAACTTCACTTTTGAATATGATGCTTTCAAAATTGTTTGAAAAAGTTGATTCTGTTTGAAGAATTTGGACCGGTGGAAAAATGATGAGGATAGCTAATGATGGAATATTTCCTTTTACCTGACAGGAATTTCTGTTGGTGCTGGAacaccccctcccttttttttccttttcaaaagcAATCTTTTACCAGTTGCCACAAAGGATTTACATATCATTACTGGAAAATTtcttttgaaacttgaaagtgtTGGTATTAACAGATTCTCCAAGGAACTGTAGTGCAGAGAGAGACCTGAAATTTATGAAATTATGGATGTTCCTTCATATTGAAAAAGTAGCAaacctttttgaaaatttccaaaattgTAAACCTTGCTTGAGTTTACCCTTGTAGTTGTCATTTACTGCTATTATATGCTAatattcatatatatttttttgtgttaCCTAGAAGAATACATTGGATTAGATGataataaatatattggagATTTGTTGGCGGAATTCAAGGCAGCAAAAGACCGTAGCAAAGGAGAAATTCTGCATTGCAAGCTTTGtttcaaaaagaaattatttcggGAGTCAGACGAAGCTGTAATAGACCCAATGTTCGTGCAATTGTCCTATGTGCAGGTATGTACTCTTTAGTTTGAGATAATGCTTTAAAATGTGGATCAGACCTCGTGGTTGAACTGATTCATGGATTAAGTCGCCTTGAAGCGGGTTGGTTTGATCCAATACTAAGAGCTACAGCCAAATCTGGTTTAGCGGAGGCTATAATTTCTATGTTTTTTGTGTTAACAGtcatttattcattcatttataACACCACAGGACATCAGTAGGCTACCTGAGCCAACATACTTGTTTTGATGCATTGACCTTCCCCTTTACCTGCTCAATCTCATTTTGGAAATTGGTTTTCAGGCAATGTTAACTGATTTAATAATAACTTGAATACTTTCATTGCTTCAACCAAAATTTGATCATAATTATGTTTCACATTGCCAATTTTTGTTTCAGTTGCAACATGACTATATTCTTGGGAATTATCCCGTTGTAAGAGATGACGCTGCGCAGCTTTCTGCATTGCAAATCTTAGTTGAAATAGGATGGGTTGGCAATCCAGAGTCATGCACGTAAGTGGTTTATATCACTCTAACTTTTTGTGTATTTCCTTTAGTTGTTATTATGTGGATTTTAATTGACTTATGAGAAAagtaggagaaaaaaagagttGAAGAGACAAGTGCCCAGTGAATTCTTCCTTTTAAAATTGTTGTTTTCTTTCAGTGACTGGACATCACTTCTTGAAAGGTTCTTACCTAGACAAATTGCAATTACGCGAGCTAGGCGAGACTGGGAGCTGGACATTCTATCTCGTTATCATTCTATGGTAAGACTCAAAATATAAATCTTTTATAAGTTGCGCATCAATGAAAGTTAATTGTGTATCCTGCAACAATTAGTTTGAAATTATgagtttggttttaattttctgaaattatcttgcaagtcttccagAAAGAAACACCCACAATTTGGATGCACAATTTATTtatgtaaaattttattttcccatattttatcctgcaaccttttttttttttttggaggtaaAATAATGTCAAAGAACTAATGATGATTAGTTTGTcatcatttttttaaattatcttcttttcctattgTAGGAACATTTGTCAAAGGATGATGCAAGACAACAATTCCTTCGAATTGTGAGGACACTTCCTTATGGGAACTCAGTTTTCTTTAGTGTTCGGAAGATTGATGATCCCATAGGCCTTCTGCCTGGTCGGATCATATTGGGCATTAACAAGCGAGGGGTTAgaaattttttaattcatatttttcttacatatatatttaatatcTTAATTAGAAACATTGAAAATATAGATGATGAGTTTTCATTTACTTTTTCAGGTTCATTTTTTCCGTCCAGTTCCTAAAGAATATCTACATTCTTCCGAGTTAAGAGACATCATGCAGTTTGGTAGTAGCAATACTGCTGTATTTTTTAAGATGAGAGTAGCGGGTATCCTCCACATATTTCAGTTTGAAACTAAGCAGGttctattcatttttctttatttatttgtttgatcTAGTATCTATATTCTTCTACTAAAATATGGTCTTCATCGAAACTTAGTAATTCCTCATTCTTTTGTAGGGGGAGGAAATTTGTGTTGCCTTGCAAACACATATAAATGATGTAATGTTGCGTAGATACTCCAAAGCACGGTCAACTGGTAGTGCCTCCACCAATGGAGAAATCTCACAAAACCTTAAGCCACCTAGTCTGGATGTTTATGAGAGACGTATCCAGGAGTTATCTAAAGCCGTTGAGGAATCTAAAAAAAATGCTAATCAAGTAAGAAATCTTATCATAGAATATACCCTCTTTAAGTATTTTGGGAGCTTATTGTTTTTGGTTGTATGCTGAAATATATCTATCCGAATAAATTTTGTATTGATATTTTATTATCTTTCCAAACTATTCTATGAAATCTAGCAGGATGGCGTGAGGATGTTTGACTATTTTTCAGTCTCTTATTCTTTAATGGAGTTTGTTTAAGCATCTTACTGTGAGAAGTTTCTTGAGGATTGATTAGGAGGCTTGAAATGTTGGGTACCCTTGTTGTTCACCAATTATTTTACGCTTTGTTTGAGGAAGCATGAAAAATGGTCATTAAATTAGTGAAGCATAAGAAATGATATATATGGCATTACTTATTtgtgtttttgtgtgtgtgtgtgtgtgtgtgtgtgtgtgtgtgtgtgtgtgtgtgtgtgtgtgtgtgtatgtgtgtatgtgtgtatgtGTATACATAACATGGTAATGTATTTTGCAACTCTGGTATGGTAAAATATCTTTGATTTTACTTAGGATGAAAGTCAAAACCATTCACTCACTTGACGGATTTATTATTCAAGTAGGGTATAAATTCTTTGTTGCACATGAATGGCATAACTATTACTATAGTTTGcacttttcctttatttctcatcaaattctttgttatttcttcccatgaacTTTATTAGATTAATCAATTAGTTATGTATTGTAGTTAATGGAAGAATTACATGgagaacaaaagaaggaaatggaAATCCAGGAGGAGTTGGAGTTTGTAAAGCAGTCACTGAGATCTGAGAAGCAAATTGTAGCTGAAGTTACATCTGAGTGTGATAGACTCAGGTCACTTTGTGAAGAAAAAGATAATGCCCTTCAGGTGATtaattgtgatctaattttCTTGCATAGGCTAATGCATAGTTTCTTGAAGGCGACTCATTATTGTCTTTGCTCTTTTGCCAGGTCACATTGTTAGAGAAGAGAAGCCTGGAAGCTAGATCGTCAAAGCTTGGAAATCTGGGGTGTTCCTCTTCAGAGAGTAGTGCTAAAAAGGATTTAATTGGATCTAGTAACCAGGTAAATGCTAAAATTAATTAGGGTTATACTGGTTTGGCAATCCTATTAAATTACTTTCTTAGTTAGCTATGGGATGCTTGGTTTTCAATGGTTTTGTTGCTTATTTGCAGGTCGGGAGTAAGGTTCAAGAGGAGTTAAAAGCACGAAAGGATGAGCTTCATACAGCTGAAGAAACTATAAAGAAGCTTGCAAATGAGAAGCTATCATTGGAACAGAAGATTCGAAGGCTTGAAAAGAAGAAATCTGATGAGGTGTGGAAGTTTTTTGTGCTCCTATTGTTTGTCCATTTAACTTGCTCCAACAAGCTTGCATGAGCATTTGTGGAACGCATTACTGATCTGCTTTGGCTATGAAAGTGCAGATGGAAGTTCTTGAGAGAAACTTTGAACAACAACGCAAGGCCCTTAAGATGCAGATTTCGGACCTCGAAAAGAAGTTGGATGGAGTTACACAGGAGTTGGATGTTGCTGAATCCACTCTTACAACTAAAAATAGAGAGTTAGATATGTTGCAAAATAATTTAAAGGAATTAGAAGAACTAAGAGAAATGAAGGAGGTAACAATTTTGGAATGTTAATGTTCATAACTCATCTCATCAATGTGTGTTAAGTAATTGAATTGTACCATTTTTGCTAATTATTGTCTTTTTATGTTTAGTGtgtttctactttctacttTGTATTGTTTAAATAAATTATGACACTCGTGGCTAAATTTTACTATTTGGTTCAGGACATTGATA is drawn from Macadamia integrifolia cultivar HAES 741 chromosome 7, SCU_Mint_v3, whole genome shotgun sequence and contains these coding sequences:
- the LOC122084338 gene encoding kinesin-like protein KIN-14I isoform X2, which encodes MTVDTPLVMSGSARMSGSSLSSGNGNGTPLHNSVAFSNVDEYDSDGSNFFTSSPATLSTSIPNDLVGAIPLISKFQVEGFLRSMQKQSAGKRGFFSKRSVGLQARDKFTFEDMLCFQKDPIPTSLLKINSDLVSRAIKLFLIILKYMGIDSSDRVTPVSLEERIELVAKLYKHTLKRSELRDELFTQISKQTRNNPDRQSLIRAWELMYLCASSMPPSKDIGAYLSDYVHQVAHGVNIDSQVQVLALNTLNALKRSGKAGPRHTIPGREEIEALLTSRKLTTIVFFLDETFEEITYDMATSVGDAVEELAGIIKLSACCSFSLFECRKVVTGSKSPDPGNEYIGLDDNKYIGDLLAEFKAAKDRSKGEILHCKLCFKKKLFRESDEAVIDPMFVQLSYVQLQHDYILGNYPVVRDDAAQLSALQILVEIGWVGNPESCTDWTSLLERFLPRQIAITRARRDWELDILSRYHSMEHLSKDDARQQFLRIVRTLPYGNSVFFSVRKIDDPIGLLPGRIILGINKRGVHFFRPVPKEYLHSSELRDIMQFGSSNTAVFFKMRVAGILHIFQFETKQGEEICVALQTHINDVMLRRYSKARSTGSASTNGEISQNLKPPSLDVYERRIQELSKAVEESKKNANQLMEELHGEQKKEMEIQEELEFVKQSLRSEKQIVAEVTSECDRLRSLCEEKDNALQVTLLEKRSLEARSSKLGNLGCSSSESSAKKDLIGSSNQVGSKVQEELKARKDELHTAEETIKKLANEKLSLEQKIRRLEKKKSDEMEVLERNFEQQRKALKMQISDLEKKLDGVTQELDVAESTLTTKNRELDMLQNNLKELEELREMKEDIDRKNEQTAGILKKQGAQLIELEALYKEEQVLRKRYFNIIEDMKGKIRVYCRLRPLSEKEIAEKESNVVTSVDEFTIEHPWKDDKIKQHLYDHVFDATASQEDVFEDTKYLVQSAVDGYNVCIFAYGQTGSGKTFTIYGSESNPGLTPRAIAELFKILKHDSNKFSFSLKAYMVELYQDTLVDLLLPKNAKRLKLEIKKDSKGMVSVENVTVVPISTFEDLRSIILRGSEQRHTSGTQMNEESSRSHLILSIVIESTNLQTQSFARGKLSFVDLAGSERVKKSGSSGSQLKEAQSINKSLSALGDVISALSSDSQHIPYRNHKLTMLMSDSLGGNAKTLMFVNVSPAESNLDESYNSLTYASRVRSIVNDPSKNVSSREVARLKKIVAYWKEQAGKKNEDEELEEIKEERPVKERTDGRHSM
- the LOC122084338 gene encoding kinesin-like protein KIN-14I isoform X1 translates to MTVDTPLVMSGSARMSGSSLSSGNGNGTPLHNSVAFSNVDEYDSDGSNFFTSSPATLSTSIPNDLVGAIPLISKFQVEGFLRSMQKQSAGKRGFFSKRSVGLQARDKFTFEDMLCFQKDPIPTSLLKINSDLVSRAIKLFLIILKYMGIDSSDRVTPVSLEERIELVAKLYKHTLKRSELRDELFTQISKQTRNNPDRQSLIRAWELMYLCASSMPPSKDIGAYLSDYVHQVAHGVNIDSQVQVLALNTLNALKRSGKAGPRHTIPGREEIEALLTSRKLTTIVFFLDETFEEITYDMATSVGDAVEELAGIIKLSACCSFSLFECRKVVTGSKSPDPGNEEYIGLDDNKYIGDLLAEFKAAKDRSKGEILHCKLCFKKKLFRESDEAVIDPMFVQLSYVQLQHDYILGNYPVVRDDAAQLSALQILVEIGWVGNPESCTDWTSLLERFLPRQIAITRARRDWELDILSRYHSMEHLSKDDARQQFLRIVRTLPYGNSVFFSVRKIDDPIGLLPGRIILGINKRGVHFFRPVPKEYLHSSELRDIMQFGSSNTAVFFKMRVAGILHIFQFETKQGEEICVALQTHINDVMLRRYSKARSTGSASTNGEISQNLKPPSLDVYERRIQELSKAVEESKKNANQLMEELHGEQKKEMEIQEELEFVKQSLRSEKQIVAEVTSECDRLRSLCEEKDNALQVTLLEKRSLEARSSKLGNLGCSSSESSAKKDLIGSSNQVGSKVQEELKARKDELHTAEETIKKLANEKLSLEQKIRRLEKKKSDEMEVLERNFEQQRKALKMQISDLEKKLDGVTQELDVAESTLTTKNRELDMLQNNLKELEELREMKEDIDRKNEQTAGILKKQGAQLIELEALYKEEQVLRKRYFNIIEDMKGKIRVYCRLRPLSEKEIAEKESNVVTSVDEFTIEHPWKDDKIKQHLYDHVFDATASQEDVFEDTKYLVQSAVDGYNVCIFAYGQTGSGKTFTIYGSESNPGLTPRAIAELFKILKHDSNKFSFSLKAYMVELYQDTLVDLLLPKNAKRLKLEIKKDSKGMVSVENVTVVPISTFEDLRSIILRGSEQRHTSGTQMNEESSRSHLILSIVIESTNLQTQSFARGKLSFVDLAGSERVKKSGSSGSQLKEAQSINKSLSALGDVISALSSDSQHIPYRNHKLTMLMSDSLGGNAKTLMFVNVSPAESNLDESYNSLTYASRVRSIVNDPSKNVSSREVARLKKIVAYWKEQAGKKNEDEELEEIKEERPVKERTDGRHSM